DNA sequence from the Staphylococcus epidermidis genome:
TTTCATGTATAGCAAATTTATGGTTAATGTTTAAGACTATTAATTTAACGTAAAAATATATAAGCAAAGGCCTTTGTCTTTTGTTTAACTTTAGTCATTATTTGTTTAACAATTGCATCAGAGGTCTTTTTTTAGGTCATGGAACAAGACATTCTTTATATAGGAAGGGGAAAACAATTATGTTAAGTATTAAAAACTTAACCAAGATTTATTCAGGGAATAAAAAAGCGGTAGATAATATTTCTTTGGATATTCAATCTGGTGAATTTATCGCTTTTATTGGGACGAGTGGTAGTGGTAAAACAACTGCACTACGCATGATTAATCGTATGATTGAGGCGACAGATGGACAGATTATGATGAATGGAAAAGATGTCCGTAATATGAATCCTGTTGAATTGCGGAGAAGTATCGGTTATGTCATTCAACAAATTGGTTTGATGCCACATATGACTATTCGAGAAAATATTGTTTTAGTACCTAAACTTTTAAAATGGTCTAAAGAGAAGAAAGATGAAAAAGCTAAAGAACTTATTAAACTGGTAGATTTACCTGAAGAATATTTGGATCGTTATCCAGCTGAATTGTCAGGAGGGCAACAACAACGAATTGGTGTTGTGCGCGCTTTAGCAGCTGAACAAGATATTATATTAATGGATGAACCTTTCGGTGCATTAGATCCTATTACACGCGATACATTACAAGATTTAGTAAAGGAATTACAACAAAAATTAGGAAAAACATTTATTTTTGTCACTCATGATATGGATGAGGCTATTAAATTAGCAGACAAAATATGTATTATGTCTAAGGGAAAAGTCGTTCAATACGATACACCTGACAATATTTTACGATATCCTGCAAATGACTTTGTTAGAGATTTTATTGGGCAAAATCGCTTGATTCAGGATCGTCCTAATATGAAATCTGTGGAAAGTGCTATGATCAAACCCGTCACTGTTAAAGCAGATGATTCATTGAATGATGCAGTAAATATTATGAGAACACGTCGAGTAGACACTATTTTTGTAGTCAATAATCAAAATAAATTATTAGGATTTTTAGATATTGAAGATATCAATCAAGGATTACGTGCGCGTAAAGAATTAATTGATACCATGCAAAGGGATGTCTACAAAGTACATATCAATTCAAAGTTACAAGACTCAGTGCGTACTATTCTAAAACGTAATGTTAGAAATGTACCTGTGGTCGATAATGATGAACATCTCATTGGTTTAATTACACGTGCAAACTTAGTCGATATTGTGTATGACTCAATTTGGGGCGAAGAAGATTCTGATAGTTATGAGATCCCAAATGAAAGCTTAGATGAGAATAATCACGATTTACCACAAAATCAAACTGATACACGAACAAATATAAATGAAGATGTGAATGATTATCATGATGCTCAACATAGAGGTGAGGATTAATAATGAAAGCATTCTTACAAGAATACGGTAGTCAACTTTTATCAAAAGCAGTAGAACATTTTTATATTTCTATGTTTGCATTATTGTTAGCGATTGTAGTAGCTGTCCCTTTAGGTATTTTATTATCAAAAACGCAACGCACAGCTAATGTGGTATTAACAGTTGCTGGCGTGCTTCAAACCATTCCTACTTTGGCTGTGTTAGCTATCATGATTCCAATATTTGGGGTAGGAAAAACACCAGCTATTGTTGCATTATTTATCTATGTAT
Encoded proteins:
- a CDS encoding betaine/proline/choline family ABC transporter ATP-binding protein (Members of the family are the ATP-binding subunit of ABC transporters for substrates such as betaine, L-proline or other amino acids, choline, carnitine, etc. The substrate specificity is best determined from the substrate-binding subunit, rather than this subunit, as it interacts with the permease subunit and not with substrate directly.) — its product is MLSIKNLTKIYSGNKKAVDNISLDIQSGEFIAFIGTSGSGKTTALRMINRMIEATDGQIMMNGKDVRNMNPVELRRSIGYVIQQIGLMPHMTIRENIVLVPKLLKWSKEKKDEKAKELIKLVDLPEEYLDRYPAELSGGQQQRIGVVRALAAEQDIILMDEPFGALDPITRDTLQDLVKELQQKLGKTFIFVTHDMDEAIKLADKICIMSKGKVVQYDTPDNILRYPANDFVRDFIGQNRLIQDRPNMKSVESAMIKPVTVKADDSLNDAVNIMRTRRVDTIFVVNNQNKLLGFLDIEDINQGLRARKELIDTMQRDVYKVHINSKLQDSVRTILKRNVRNVPVVDNDEHLIGLITRANLVDIVYDSIWGEEDSDSYEIPNESLDENNHDLPQNQTDTRTNINEDVNDYHDAQHRGED